The following coding sequences lie in one Hydrogenophaga sp. PBL-H3 genomic window:
- a CDS encoding PaaI family thioesterase, producing the protein MEFSVRIPFVELLGFELQQFEGGEAEIGFKPSDDHLNSFDVVHGGASMTLLDVVMAHAARSVQPDMGCVTIEMKTSFMRAAKGPLTAKGKLLHRTATMAFTEGSIFDAAGKLCAHATGTFKFVARLPVGAGSVQPFNRISTD; encoded by the coding sequence ATGGAGTTTTCCGTTCGCATCCCCTTCGTCGAACTGCTCGGCTTCGAACTGCAACAGTTCGAAGGCGGCGAGGCGGAGATCGGCTTCAAGCCTTCCGATGACCACCTGAATTCCTTCGACGTGGTGCACGGCGGTGCGAGCATGACGCTGCTCGACGTGGTGATGGCGCACGCAGCGCGCTCGGTGCAGCCCGACATGGGCTGCGTGACCATCGAGATGAAGACCAGCTTCATGCGCGCAGCCAAGGGGCCGCTCACTGCCAAAGGCAAGCTGCTGCACCGCACTGCCACCATGGCTTTCACCGAAGGCAGCATTTTTGACGCAGCGGGCAAGCTCTGCGCGCACGCCACCGGCACCTTCAAATTCGTCGCCCGGCTGCCGGTGGGCGCGGGCAGCGTCCAGCCCTTCAACCGCATTTCCACCGACTGA